In a genomic window of Methanosarcina horonobensis HB-1 = JCM 15518:
- a CDS encoding dephospho-CoA kinase: MKIIAFVGMPASGKSEASRIAAEMGIPVIIMGDVIRKEVLKRGLEPNDSNTGMVATDLRKCEGMDAVARRCISQIRETGSELVVVDGVRGIAEVECFRKEFGKGFILISIYAPIEVRFSRVQKRGRSDDMNSIEGLRQRDERELSWGMGEAINASNVEIENNFTLETFIKDVTEVLRNYLGSCSAMPKNHNSTENLLEQ, from the coding sequence ATGAAGATAATAGCGTTCGTAGGCATGCCAGCTTCGGGAAAATCCGAAGCTTCCAGGATTGCCGCCGAGATGGGCATTCCTGTTATAATCATGGGTGATGTAATCCGGAAGGAAGTATTGAAGCGCGGGCTTGAGCCCAATGATTCCAATACCGGAATGGTTGCAACGGACCTCCGCAAGTGTGAGGGCATGGATGCCGTTGCTAGACGCTGTATTTCTCAGATAAGGGAAACAGGTTCGGAACTTGTAGTTGTGGATGGTGTACGAGGGATTGCCGAAGTCGAGTGCTTCAGGAAGGAATTTGGAAAAGGCTTTATCCTGATCTCCATTTATGCTCCTATTGAAGTTCGCTTCTCCAGAGTTCAGAAAAGAGGAAGAAGCGACGATATGAACAGTATCGAAGGTCTTCGCCAAAGGGATGAAAGAGAACTCAGCTGGGGCATGGGAGAAGCCATAAATGCTTCCAATGTGGAAATCGAAAATAACTTCACACTTGAGACCTTCATAAAAGATGTTACCGAAGTCCTGAGGAACTATTTAGGATCATGTTCAGCAATGCCAAAAAATCACAATTCAACTGAAAACCTTCTGGAACAATAG
- a CDS encoding RNA-binding domain-containing protein, with protein MISVKISATVYPTEDPEKVIKAVSDLFTGIELQKENVDTKEPEKGVSPFFHITGEGGLDLLYTLHGLIRREQIIDSIRNKVFNKGLSSEGLSVSFLLNKQAAFVGVPSVPAEEEPLGSIEVTIRADSSEEMERLFEWLLPITEEGVPLVEVGMDYVERG; from the coding sequence ATGATAAGTGTAAAGATTTCAGCAACCGTATATCCTACGGAAGATCCTGAAAAGGTTATTAAAGCGGTTTCAGATCTTTTTACAGGAATAGAACTTCAAAAAGAAAATGTTGACACAAAGGAACCTGAAAAAGGAGTTTCTCCCTTTTTTCATATTACAGGTGAGGGAGGGCTTGACCTCCTGTATACCCTGCACGGACTTATTCGCAGGGAACAAATTATAGATAGTATCCGTAACAAGGTTTTCAATAAAGGATTGTCCAGCGAAGGGCTTTCGGTTAGTTTTTTACTTAACAAGCAGGCAGCTTTTGTTGGAGTCCCCAGCGTCCCTGCTGAAGAAGAACCCCTGGGGTCCATTGAAGTGACTATCAGGGCAGATTCTTCTGAGGAAATGGAAAGGCTTTTTGAGTGGCTTCTACCTATTACCGAAGAAGGGGTACCGCTTGTTGAAGTGGGAATGGACTATGTAGAAAGGGGCTGA
- a CDS encoding sugar phosphate isomerase/epimerase family protein — protein MQLHRISFSSRAVVEDPFKWAYTLEDHGYTGWEIVQEGSQCLSSKTVQNLKNIYDTTSLELTLHLPFSDMNLAGLNDSIRAEVLRQMKHYLTLASNYVNLAVVHPGYLSPYGVQVPQQAYMTNLASIRELCDFAADLGVLIAVENMPDLPKIFGKYPDEMEEMLDAVGSHNVGFTFDVGHASTVGLIDEFLDQLGDRISHIHIHDNMGKKDEHLPLGEGTIDWKHVMGKLSNYKGIFVTEMTSVEEGVKSLEFLRKL, from the coding sequence ATGCAGCTGCATAGAATCAGTTTTTCATCGCGAGCGGTAGTTGAAGATCCTTTCAAATGGGCATACACGCTCGAAGACCACGGATACACGGGCTGGGAAATCGTACAGGAGGGATCCCAATGCCTGAGCAGCAAGACCGTTCAGAACCTTAAGAACATTTATGATACCACCAGCCTGGAACTAACCCTTCACTTGCCTTTTTCTGACATGAACCTTGCAGGGCTGAACGACTCTATCCGTGCGGAAGTCCTCAGGCAGATGAAGCATTACCTGACCCTTGCCTCTAATTATGTGAATCTGGCTGTGGTACATCCCGGATATCTCTCTCCTTATGGGGTACAGGTCCCGCAGCAAGCCTATATGACAAACCTTGCCTCTATCCGGGAATTATGTGACTTTGCAGCTGACCTCGGGGTTCTTATAGCTGTTGAGAACATGCCGGACCTTCCTAAAATCTTTGGCAAATACCCTGATGAAATGGAGGAAATGCTCGATGCTGTCGGGAGTCATAATGTGGGTTTTACCTTTGATGTCGGGCATGCAAGTACTGTTGGACTTATAGACGAGTTTCTGGATCAGCTCGGAGATCGGATTTCCCATATACATATCCATGATAATATGGGAAAAAAAGACGAACATCTTCCTCTCGGAGAAGGTACCATAGATTGGAAGCATGTTATGGGAAAGCTTTCAAATTATAAAGGGATCTTTGTTACTGAAATGACTTCAGTCGAAGAAGGGGTCAAAAGCCTCGAATTCTTAAGAAAACTATAA
- a CDS encoding class I SAM-dependent methyltransferase, whose product MNFTDIIEFIRKPQIYAEGNAVMWTNDHISKQLLEVHLNPDIDLASRRRVSIESTVDWILNSVNLEKMNILDLGCGPGLYAELMAERGHKVTGIDFSKNSIKYARNEAIKKNLDIEYTNQNYLELHEENKYDLVMMVFTDFGVLIPKARKTLLQNVYKALKPGGTFIFDVLSDKNIEMKVAEKSWVIEERGFWKDRPHLILSDSYYYPEDKVILYQHIVIDNSDNFDVYRFWTHFFTSDDLKKVLVQEGFEKIECYDNVLPDIDLWNGNNVIFCKAIKK is encoded by the coding sequence ATGAATTTTACAGATATTATCGAATTTATAAGAAAACCGCAAATTTATGCAGAAGGAAATGCTGTTATGTGGACAAATGACCACATTTCAAAGCAGTTGTTGGAAGTTCATTTGAACCCGGATATTGACCTGGCAAGCCGGAGAAGGGTGAGTATAGAGAGTACTGTAGACTGGATTTTAAATTCAGTCAATCTGGAAAAAATGAATATTCTTGATCTGGGATGCGGGCCGGGATTATATGCTGAGCTCATGGCAGAGAGGGGACATAAAGTAACGGGTATTGATTTCTCAAAGAATTCAATCAAATATGCCAGAAACGAAGCCATAAAGAAAAACCTGGATATAGAATACACAAACCAAAATTACCTCGAACTGCATGAGGAGAATAAATATGATCTTGTAATGATGGTCTTTACTGACTTTGGTGTCTTAATACCGAAAGCGAGAAAGACATTATTGCAGAATGTTTATAAGGCTTTAAAACCTGGCGGAACTTTCATTTTTGACGTTCTGAGCGATAAAAATATCGAAATGAAAGTTGCTGAGAAATCCTGGGTAATAGAAGAGCGTGGCTTCTGGAAAGACAGACCACACCTGATTCTTTCGGACTCTTATTATTATCCGGAAGACAAAGTTATATTGTACCAGCACATCGTAATCGATAATTCTGACAATTTCGATGTATATCGTTTCTGGACTCACTTCTTTACATCTGATGACCTGAAGAAGGTGCTGGTACAGGAAGGCTTTGAAAAAATCGAGTGTTATGATAATGTCTTGCCGGATATCGATCTATGGAATGGAAATAACGTTATCTTTTGCAAGGCAATTAAAAAGTAA
- a CDS encoding gamma-glutamylcyclotransferase family protein: MDQETDRTLYGRIFHRNICWQRSYERVEGEEIVMALYGSLRDGLHNSRRLNLPNKSDFLGMTRIKGYALYSLGPYPAVYPADDSFVVAEVRRFSGKQQLEVAKSIDYMELFGGYHREYVDLEMEQQKVRGFIYVYDEKPETEVIEHGDWFRYLKEKELSE, from the coding sequence ATGGATCAGGAGACAGACAGGACCCTTTATGGAAGGATTTTTCACAGGAACATTTGCTGGCAGCGCTCTTACGAAAGAGTGGAAGGCGAAGAAATCGTAATGGCACTTTATGGAAGCCTCAGAGACGGACTGCATAACAGTCGGCGCTTAAACCTTCCAAACAAGTCTGACTTTCTAGGGATGACAAGAATCAAGGGGTATGCCCTTTACTCCCTGGGTCCTTACCCTGCTGTCTACCCGGCGGATGACAGTTTTGTGGTTGCAGAAGTGCGCAGGTTTTCAGGAAAACAGCAGCTTGAGGTTGCAAAATCCATTGATTATATGGAACTTTTTGGCGGGTACCACAGGGAATATGTTGACCTTGAAATGGAGCAACAGAAGGTAAGAGGCTTCATCTATGTCTACGATGAAAAACCCGAAACTGAAGTAATCGAGCATGGCGATTGGTTCAGATACCTCAAAGAAAAAGAGCTGTCTGAGTGA
- a CDS encoding selenocysteine-specific translation elongation factor: protein MVNVAIIGTEKSGRTSLAANLGRKGTSSDITMYNNDKESRKMVFVDAHSYPKTLKSLVTALNISDLAILCIPPQGLDAHTGECIIALDLLGFKYGIIALTRSDSTHMHAVDELKAKLKVITAGTALQDWEAISINTNKSAKNPFEGVDDLKARINEMAERIEAEQAELNSLPARIFIDHAFNVTGKGCVVLGVVKQGTSKDKDKTKIFPLDRDIEIRSIQSHDVDIDRAPTGTRVGMRLKNVQAKDIERGFIISDKEIVTTDYTLECTISKFTKKIEPASVLHLFVGLQSEPVRVEKILVDGNEVKEAKPGTTCVLELSGNKKVAYSKEDRFLLANLDLTQRFAGYGFSK, encoded by the coding sequence ATGGTAAACGTTGCAATTATAGGGACAGAAAAAAGTGGCAGGACTTCTCTTGCCGCAAATCTAGGGAGAAAAGGAACATCCTCCGATATAACGATGTACAACAACGATAAGGAAAGCCGTAAGATGGTTTTTGTGGATGCTCACAGCTACCCGAAAACCCTTAAATCTCTGGTTACGGCACTGAATATTTCCGATCTGGCAATCCTGTGTATTCCTCCTCAAGGCCTGGACGCACACACCGGAGAATGCATTATTGCCCTTGACCTGCTGGGTTTTAAATATGGAATCATTGCCCTGACAAGGTCGGACAGCACGCATATGCATGCGGTTGATGAACTGAAAGCAAAGTTAAAAGTGATCACTGCAGGAACTGCACTTCAGGACTGGGAAGCCATTTCCATCAATACAAACAAAAGTGCAAAGAATCCTTTTGAAGGTGTAGATGACCTTAAAGCCAGGATCAATGAGATGGCAGAGAGAATAGAAGCAGAACAGGCAGAACTTAACAGCCTTCCTGCAAGAATCTTCATAGATCACGCTTTCAATGTGACAGGCAAGGGATGTGTTGTCCTGGGGGTTGTCAAACAGGGTACATCAAAGGATAAAGATAAGACCAAAATTTTTCCACTTGACAGAGACATTGAAATCCGGTCTATCCAGAGCCATGATGTAGATATCGACAGAGCCCCGACAGGCACGAGAGTTGGGATGCGCCTAAAAAATGTCCAGGCAAAGGACATAGAGAGAGGTTTCATTATCTCGGATAAAGAAATCGTAACTACTGACTATACCCTGGAGTGTACCATCTCAAAATTTACAAAAAAGATAGAGCCTGCAAGTGTACTTCACCTTTTTGTCGGGCTTCAGTCCGAGCCTGTGCGCGTTGAAAAAATTCTGGTTGACGGAAATGAAGTAAAGGAAGCAAAGCCAGGAACTACCTGCGTACTGGAACTTTCGGGAAACAAAAAGGTTGCCTATAGCAAAGAAGACCGGTTCCTGCTTGCAAACCTTGATCTGACCCAGCGCTTTGCAGGTTACGGTTTTTCGAAGTAA
- a CDS encoding bifunctional metallophosphatase/5'-nucleotidase: protein MPKDFNCLITKANSYFGLKLCMMMLVILAPLGCLEVSEPERSTTEIQILAINDIHGQLEPPTSKIVVDYNETGAPITVEAGGAEYLATHIKRLSSESQNTFVVSAGGSIGASPLISALFHDEPTIKALNIMGLDFSAVGNHELDEGPDELMRIQNGGCHPIDGCFGNSSFEGAQFQFLAANIVNESTNTTIFPAYNVTYVQGVPIGFIGVTLKDTPSIVIPSGVKGLKFLDEAETINEYVRKLKDMGVETIIVIIHEGGSQEGLYNESLNMTGSIVDIVTATDDEVDVFVTGHTHKAYNAVIDGRIVTEAGSAGSMLTDIDLVISNETHDVVKGRARNIIVSRDVPKDSEVVELVKEYESLAAPLANRVVGNITDNITIEANDSGESSLGNIVADAQLYATSNSSYGGDVVAFTNPGGIRADLVYDQLSDGELLGQVTYGEVFSVQPFGNSLITMTLNGTQIDALLEQQFDNPSPGDKRILQVSKGFSYAWNESAPTGKKVEISSIKINGVSLDPNGFYRITVNGFLADGGDNFSVLKEGIDRTGGPHDMDALVSYLGAFSPVSPGPNNRIALVK, encoded by the coding sequence TTGCCAAAAGATTTTAATTGTTTAATAACTAAAGCCAATAGCTACTTTGGCCTTAAGTTATGCATGATGATGCTTGTCATCCTGGCTCCACTGGGTTGCCTGGAGGTCTCAGAGCCTGAAAGAAGTACGACAGAGATCCAGATCCTGGCCATCAATGATATCCATGGCCAGCTTGAACCACCCACCAGCAAGATAGTTGTAGATTATAATGAGACAGGTGCACCCATAACTGTCGAGGCTGGGGGCGCGGAGTACCTGGCCACCCACATAAAAAGATTAAGCTCTGAGAGCCAAAACACATTCGTAGTCTCAGCTGGAGGTTCTATAGGTGCCAGTCCACTTATCTCAGCCCTATTCCATGATGAGCCAACAATAAAGGCTCTTAACATTATGGGATTGGACTTTTCGGCTGTAGGCAATCACGAACTGGATGAAGGACCAGACGAGCTTATGCGCATTCAGAATGGTGGGTGCCACCCGATAGATGGCTGCTTCGGTAACTCCTCATTTGAAGGAGCACAGTTCCAGTTCCTGGCTGCGAACATAGTTAATGAGAGTACTAACACTACAATATTTCCTGCCTATAATGTTACCTACGTCCAGGGAGTGCCCATAGGATTTATTGGAGTGACCTTGAAAGATACGCCGTCCATAGTGATACCTTCTGGAGTGAAAGGACTCAAGTTCCTGGATGAAGCTGAAACCATTAATGAATACGTCAGGAAACTGAAGGATATGGGTGTAGAAACCATAATAGTAATCATTCATGAAGGAGGCTCCCAGGAGGGACTATATAATGAAAGCCTGAACATGACAGGCTCTATTGTAGATATTGTCACAGCTACCGACGATGAAGTAGATGTTTTCGTAACTGGTCACACTCATAAAGCCTACAATGCTGTTATTGATGGAAGAATAGTTACAGAGGCTGGCTCAGCAGGTAGTATGCTTACAGATATCGATCTGGTAATAAGTAACGAGACTCATGATGTGGTCAAGGGAAGGGCCAGAAACATCATAGTATCCAGAGATGTGCCTAAAGATTCAGAGGTAGTTGAGCTGGTCAAGGAATATGAGTCTCTGGCCGCACCTCTTGCTAATCGGGTAGTTGGAAATATCACGGACAATATTACAATAGAAGCTAACGATTCAGGCGAATCCTCTCTGGGCAATATCGTAGCCGATGCCCAGCTTTATGCTACCTCTAACTCAAGTTATGGAGGTGACGTGGTAGCTTTTACTAATCCAGGTGGCATTCGTGCTGACCTGGTATATGATCAACTGAGCGATGGGGAATTGCTTGGTCAGGTCACCTATGGTGAAGTTTTCAGTGTCCAGCCATTTGGGAACAGCTTGATCACAATGACTTTGAACGGCACTCAGATCGACGCTTTGCTGGAGCAACAGTTCGATAATCCCTCTCCTGGAGATAAACGCATACTGCAGGTATCAAAGGGCTTCAGCTATGCCTGGAACGAAAGCGCTCCTACAGGTAAGAAGGTCGAAATCTCCAGTATAAAAATCAACGGCGTTTCTCTTGATCCTAATGGCTTTTATCGCATAACAGTGAACGGTTTTCTGGCTGACGGGGGCGATAATTTCTCTGTCCTGAAGGAAGGTATCGATAGGACAGGGGGGCCTCATGATATGGATGCCCTGGTCAGTTATCTCGGGGCTTTCTCTCCGGTTTCTCCAGGACCCAATAATCGCATTGCTCTGGTGAAATAA
- a CDS encoding RNA ligase has product MNKGENGEIDPDFVARLAHYLGFDEGRVQHLFEKNYFARNWGKHDYLFRFDKEISHIERGTVLYEKGDSFEVIMGFPKIRRAMVLDPTIKKYFSGLEKVAVEEKMNGYNVRVAKVKGEILAITRSGYICPYTTERAKEKLDLRFFDDFPELVLYGEMLGPDNPYVPKEIYGIESVEFYIFDIREKNSGNPLSISRKRKILEEYSFLQVECFGEFPLQTAAEEIAKVVRKLGEKEHEGVVIKDPEMILAPLKYTSSQSNCSDLRHAFRFYNEAGRDYMLSRIVREGFQTVEWNENEAEFKKRYMQLGESILNPLRESIRSVKDGKRLYEEARIRVKELKTATEFGNYLKRLGIDAIFEEPQPIGNEYLIIIKKVNKSTNDKTQAILEGEFW; this is encoded by the coding sequence ATGAATAAAGGGGAAAATGGGGAAATAGATCCTGACTTTGTTGCGCGGCTAGCTCACTACCTAGGGTTTGACGAAGGGAGGGTTCAACATCTTTTCGAAAAAAACTACTTTGCCAGGAACTGGGGAAAACATGACTATCTGTTCCGTTTCGATAAAGAAATTTCTCATATAGAAAGAGGAACAGTACTTTACGAAAAAGGGGATTCTTTTGAAGTAATTATGGGTTTTCCCAAAATTCGGAGAGCTATGGTACTGGACCCCACTATAAAAAAATATTTCAGCGGGCTTGAAAAGGTAGCTGTTGAAGAAAAAATGAACGGGTATAATGTAAGAGTTGCAAAAGTAAAAGGCGAAATCCTGGCAATTACCCGCAGCGGTTATATCTGCCCTTACACGACTGAAAGGGCAAAAGAGAAGCTTGACCTGAGGTTTTTTGATGATTTTCCTGAACTTGTGCTTTATGGAGAAATGCTGGGCCCTGACAACCCTTATGTCCCAAAAGAGATCTATGGCATTGAATCCGTGGAGTTCTATATCTTCGATATCCGAGAAAAAAACAGCGGCAACCCTCTTTCAATAAGCAGGAAGCGTAAAATTCTGGAAGAATATAGTTTTTTGCAGGTTGAATGCTTTGGAGAATTTCCCCTTCAGACAGCCGCAGAAGAAATTGCTAAAGTAGTCCGGAAACTTGGGGAAAAAGAGCACGAAGGTGTAGTAATAAAAGACCCTGAGATGATTCTTGCCCCCCTGAAATATACCTCATCCCAGAGCAACTGTTCGGACCTCAGGCATGCCTTCAGGTTCTACAATGAAGCAGGCAGGGATTACATGCTCTCAAGGATTGTTAGAGAGGGATTTCAGACAGTTGAATGGAATGAAAATGAAGCTGAGTTCAAAAAGCGCTATATGCAGCTTGGAGAAAGCATCTTGAACCCACTAAGAGAGTCAATAAGGAGTGTAAAGGATGGGAAGAGACTCTATGAAGAAGCCAGAATCAGAGTAAAGGAACTCAAAACCGCCACAGAATTTGGGAATTATCTGAAAAGGCTTGGGATTGATGCAATTTTTGAAGAGCCGCAGCCGATAGGAAACGAGTACCTAATAATTATTAAAAAAGTGAATAAGAGCACCAATGATAAAACTCAGGCAATCCTAGAAGGAGAGTTTTGGTGA
- a CDS encoding TIGR00266 family protein, translated as MADEIDYEIIGSEMQIVEIELDPGEAVQAEAGAMAYMGPGIQMQTSMGNEGGGLLGGLKKGLKRALTGESFFITSFTHKGSGKGHVAFAAPYPGKIIPLDLAKFGGSILCQKDAFLCAARGVEVELAFTRKLGAGLFGGEGFILQRLRGNGLAFIHIGGTVIRKDLAPGETYKVDTGCVAAFTESVTYDITWSKDFKNALFGGEGVVLATLTGPGTVYMQSLPFSRLADRIFAASAYGRNRDEQTGIGGSGVLGGLLGGDRSF; from the coding sequence ATGGCTGACGAAATTGACTACGAGATTATTGGCAGTGAGATGCAGATCGTTGAGATTGAGCTTGATCCAGGCGAGGCTGTTCAGGCAGAAGCCGGGGCTATGGCATATATGGGACCCGGAATCCAGATGCAGACCAGTATGGGAAACGAAGGTGGCGGACTCCTGGGAGGTCTGAAAAAAGGTTTGAAAAGAGCTCTGACAGGTGAAAGCTTCTTTATTACAAGCTTCACTCACAAAGGTTCCGGAAAGGGGCATGTAGCTTTTGCGGCTCCTTATCCGGGCAAGATTATCCCCCTTGACCTTGCCAAGTTTGGAGGCAGTATTCTCTGCCAGAAGGATGCTTTTCTCTGTGCTGCCCGGGGTGTGGAAGTTGAACTGGCTTTTACCCGTAAACTCGGAGCAGGGCTTTTCGGTGGCGAAGGTTTTATTCTCCAGAGACTGAGGGGTAACGGCCTGGCTTTTATCCATATCGGAGGCACTGTTATAAGAAAGGATCTGGCTCCGGGTGAGACCTACAAAGTTGACACAGGCTGCGTGGCAGCTTTCACCGAGTCCGTAACTTATGACATAACATGGTCAAAAGACTTTAAAAATGCCCTCTTTGGTGGAGAGGGAGTTGTCCTTGCTACCCTGACGGGTCCGGGCACAGTTTACATGCAGAGCCTGCCTTTCTCGCGTCTTGCAGACAGGATTTTTGCGGCCTCTGCCTATGGACGCAACCGGGACGAACAGACTGGCATTGGTGGCAGTGGCGTACTGGGAGGCTTACTTGGCGGAGACAGGTCATTCTAA
- a CDS encoding CBS domain-containing protein, with amino-acid sequence MQVKDIMVQPHRIDKSDTISHALDLMEKKDTKRLLVVHDNQVLGVLTMRSLTEQLGTRRKQSKPASSLHVATAVSDNFVKVLPDTDTKDALTLMKKKGGVIIVTDNGNAMGWVTPQEFMKANRFTGFVGEVMEKYPITVSPSDRVSHARRLILDKNVGRLPVIENGKLVGIVAEDDIAFAMRSFRDLVADNQQDSRIKNLLVGDIMTRSVVSVHTNTPLSDAVNNMLEYDVGGVPVLNLEEELVGFLARRNVINTIQE; translated from the coding sequence ATGCAAGTTAAAGATATAATGGTACAACCACACAGGATTGATAAGTCAGATACCATATCTCACGCCCTTGATCTCATGGAAAAGAAAGATACAAAACGCCTGCTTGTAGTCCATGATAACCAGGTACTCGGAGTGCTTACCATGAGAAGTCTGACAGAGCAGCTCGGAACTCGAAGGAAACAGAGCAAACCCGCATCCTCTTTGCATGTTGCAACAGCCGTATCCGACAACTTTGTGAAGGTTTTGCCAGATACCGATACTAAAGATGCCCTTACCCTGATGAAAAAGAAGGGAGGCGTGATCATCGTCACTGATAACGGAAACGCAATGGGCTGGGTGACCCCACAGGAGTTCATGAAAGCAAACCGTTTCACAGGCTTTGTGGGGGAAGTAATGGAAAAGTACCCGATTACTGTCAGTCCATCAGACCGTGTGAGCCATGCCAGACGCCTTATCCTTGATAAGAATGTGGGAAGGTTGCCTGTAATTGAAAACGGAAAACTTGTAGGAATCGTTGCAGAAGATGATATCGCTTTTGCGATGCGTTCTTTCAGGGATCTTGTAGCTGATAACCAGCAGGACTCCAGAATTAAAAACCTGCTTGTTGGAGACATTATGACTCGCAGCGTGGTCAGCGTGCACACCAACACTCCTCTTTCAGATGCGGTTAACAACATGCTGGAATACGATGTTGGAGGTGTTCCTGTCCTCAATCTGGAAGAAGAGCTGGTTGGTTTTCTCGCACGCAGGAACGTCATAAATACAATTCAGGAATGA
- a CDS encoding CBS domain-containing protein has protein sequence MNVADIMSSPVYIINADEPVSHARNLMLRHRISTLLVLNEGKMVGIVTKSDITNRLAQAEPLWRRRPIDQIPIKLLMTESVITIYPEASISQAVALMLENGVHNIPVAKNDIVGIVTRTDIVRYIAEHADEIETKIPRLMTEDVISVHRHHTINHVIDELNKNEIERVIVKDDAGKPAGMISRRSLALNLLTDNEGKLSVKSIKMTRKSSPGGQKTYRYVKEVPLTAEDIMVSPIMSIDINEKISNAAKQLIEEGINALPVSDGEEIVGILSRTDIMKAML, from the coding sequence ATGAATGTGGCGGACATCATGAGTTCACCTGTATATATTATAAATGCAGATGAACCCGTGTCACATGCAAGGAATCTGATGTTAAGACACAGAATCAGTACATTGCTTGTCCTCAACGAAGGCAAAATGGTGGGAATCGTCACGAAATCAGACATCACCAACCGTCTGGCTCAGGCAGAACCTCTCTGGAGGAGACGACCGATAGACCAGATCCCTATAAAGTTGCTGATGACAGAGTCCGTAATCACCATTTATCCCGAGGCCTCCATTTCCCAGGCAGTTGCCTTGATGCTTGAGAACGGAGTGCACAACATCCCTGTAGCAAAAAACGATATCGTAGGTATTGTCACCAGGACAGATATCGTGCGCTATATTGCCGAACATGCAGACGAAATAGAGACTAAAATCCCCAGACTGATGACCGAGGATGTCATTTCTGTTCACAGGCACCACACAATCAACCATGTCATAGACGAACTGAATAAAAATGAGATTGAGAGAGTAATCGTTAAAGACGATGCCGGGAAACCTGCCGGAATGATTTCAAGGAGAAGCCTTGCCTTAAATCTCTTAACTGATAACGAAGGAAAACTTTCAGTAAAAAGTATCAAGATGACCCGGAAGTCCTCACCTGGAGGTCAGAAAACTTACAGGTACGTAAAAGAAGTACCCTTAACGGCAGAAGATATCATGGTTTCTCCAATAATGTCAATTGATATAAACGAGAAAATTAGCAATGCTGCAAAACAATTGATTGAAGAAGGAATAAATGCCCTACCTGTCAGTGATGGTGAAGAAATAGTAGGAATACTGAGCAGGACCGATATTATGAAAGCTATGCTCTGA
- a CDS encoding CBS domain-containing protein, protein MILLNKNTTFVPVEKMNVQPKLNKSNKKAQHKDPYMTSSMGTMRMGPSFKSRISEHEGKILGLATRNVVTLPPTATIMEAIKIMTERRFRRIPITDAGTGRLEGVVTSVDIIDFLGGGRRNLLVENRFKGNLLAAINEEVRQIMDTDVAYIYDQADFKEAVTTMLEKRTGGLPIVNNDMQVVAIFTERNAVELLGGLVTNKTVDEYMTKNVTMVTTDTPIGQAAKLMVQNRFRRLPVVKDGIFAGIVTASDIVHFLGKGDAFSKLTTGNIHEALDQPVGSIVSKELIWTSPGTDMGKAMEIMLEKKIGSLPVLEEGMLRGIITESDFLRGFDF, encoded by the coding sequence GTGATCCTATTGAACAAAAATACGACATTTGTACCAGTCGAAAAAATGAATGTTCAGCCGAAACTGAACAAATCAAACAAAAAAGCACAGCATAAAGATCCATACATGACCAGCAGCATGGGCACAATGAGAATGGGTCCAAGCTTTAAATCCCGAATTTCAGAACATGAGGGAAAAATTCTTGGTCTGGCAACAAGAAATGTAGTAACCCTCCCTCCTACTGCAACTATCATGGAAGCAATTAAAATTATGACTGAAAGGAGATTCAGGCGTATCCCGATCACAGATGCAGGAACAGGGAGACTGGAAGGAGTAGTTACTTCTGTTGATATTATCGATTTCCTGGGAGGCGGCAGAAGGAACCTCCTTGTCGAAAACCGTTTCAAAGGCAACCTTCTGGCAGCAATAAACGAAGAAGTACGGCAGATCATGGATACTGATGTTGCATACATCTATGATCAGGCAGATTTTAAAGAAGCCGTTACAACAATGCTTGAAAAGAGGACCGGGGGCCTGCCAATAGTAAATAATGATATGCAGGTCGTTGCAATCTTTACCGAAAGAAACGCCGTGGAACTGCTGGGCGGGCTTGTGACAAATAAAACTGTTGATGAGTACATGACCAAAAATGTCACAATGGTAACGACAGATACTCCCATAGGACAGGCAGCAAAACTAATGGTACAGAACAGGTTCCGAAGGCTTCCTGTGGTAAAGGACGGAATCTTTGCAGGAATAGTTACTGCCTCAGATATTGTTCATTTCCTTGGGAAAGGAGATGCATTCAGCAAACTCACAACAGGAAACATTCATGAAGCTCTGGACCAGCCAGTAGGTTCCATTGTTTCGAAAGAACTGATCTGGACCAGCCCTGGCACAGATATGGGGAAAGCTATGGAAATCATGCTCGAGAAAAAAATAGGTTCGCTTCCAGTTCTGGAAGAGGGAATGCTACGAGGTATTATTACAGAGAGCGATTTCCTGCGCGGTTTTGACTTTTAA